The Geomonas agri genome contains the following window.
CATGGTGGCGGTGAGCAGCGCCGTACCGTCGCCCTGCTTCAACAGGCGGTACGAAATGTCCCTCTGGAAATCTTCCATGCTGTTCAGTTGCATCGACACTACCTTTCTGCGTTGGATGTCCGTCCCTGGAGCCGCAAGGCGGCCGGTCCGTCGGGGGGTGAGTTTCGCCGCTCGGGCAGGATATGTCAAGCGAAACTGGGGAGGGCTCCCGCCGCGCCGGCCAAGCGCGCAAGGAGAACGCCCGCTACACCCGCTCGAAGATCGCCGCCACCGCCTCACCGCCACCGATGCAGAGGGAGGCGAGGCCATAGCGCTTGCCGCTGCGGCTCAACTCGCGCACCAAGGTGGCGACCAGTCGGGCGCCGCTGGCCCCGATGGGATGGCCGATGGCGCAGGCGCCCCCGTTGACGTTGACCTTGCCGGCGTCGAGCCCCAGCTCCCTGATCGCTATCAGGGGTACGGCGGCGAAGGCCTCGTTGATCTCGAACAGATCGATCTGTGCCAAGTCCACCCCCGCCCTGGCACAGACGGCCTTGATGGCGCAGACCGGCGCGTCGGTGTAGTGGTCGGGATGCATGCTGCAGGTGGCATAGGCGACCAGGCGCGCCTTGGGCGCGAGGCCGAGGCGCTGTACCGCCTCCCCTCCGGCAAGGAGGGCAAAGGCGGCGCCGTCGTTGATGGTGGAGGCGTTGCCGGCGGTGATGGTCCCCTCCCGGCCGAAAGCAGGCTTCAGGTCCGCCATCCGCGCGATATCGGAGCGGAACGGCTCCTCGTCCTCGTCGACCACCTCCTTGCCGTGGTGCACCTTTTTCACGACCGGCACGATCTCGTCGGCGAAGATCCCCTCGCTCACCGTCTCCTGCGCCAACCGGTAGGAGCGTAGCGCAAACTCGTCCTGCGCCTCCCGCCCGAGCGCATGCCGCTTCACCGCCTCCTCGGCTATCTCCCCCATGTGCCGCCCCGAGTACGGGTCCTGCAGGCCGTCGTACAGCATCAGGTCCAGGAGCTGCCCGTGCCCCATGCGATAGCCGTAGCGCGCCTTCTTCAGGATGAAGGGAGCCAGGGACATGCTTTCCATGCCGCCGGCAATGACGATTTCTGCATCGCCCAGGGCAATGGATCCCGCGGCCAACATGATCGCCTTCAAGCCGCTGCCGCAGACCTTGTTGATGGTCATGGCGTTGGTGCTGTCCGGGATCCCGGCTCGCCGCATCGCCTGGCGCGCCGGTGCCTGCCCACAACCGCCGGACAGGACCTGCCCCACGATCACCTCGTCTACCGCCTCCGGGGTGACGCCGCTGCGCTCCAGGAGGGCCTGCAGCACCGGGGCGGCCAGGGCCGGCGCCTCCACATCGCACAACGCCCCGCCGAAGGAACCAAACGGTGTCCGCAACGCTTCGACCACGAATATGTCTTTCATGCCCCGTCCCCCTCACGCCACAGTCGATAAGAGAATAAAATGTACCCGCTTTTGGTCACATCTCCAGTGGCCGCTGACAAAACCGTGCTGGCTTCAAAAGAAAAAGGGCAGCCCGGTGTGGGCTGCCCTTGATGAGAAAGTCTGTGCCTATGCTCAGAGGTAGACGATGTCGTCAGGAAGGTCACTCAACCTGACGCCACCGTCGTCGCTCACTGCGAAGGTGTTTTCTATGCCGATGACCCCCATGCCGGGAAACACGAACTTCGGCTCTATGGCCAGGGTCTGCCCAGCCTGAAGCGCCACCTTGAACCCTTGTGCCAGTACCGGGAACTCGTCCAGCTCAAGCCCCACGCCGTGCCCAACAAACTTCGCATTCTCGCCTGGAGCTCCCATGAAGTGGTCGGAGAGCCCGGCAGCCTGCGCCATCTCGGCAGCCTTTAGGAACAGCTCCTCGCAGATCGCCCCCGGCTTCAGGTTCAGCGCCAGGTACTCCTGGATCGAGAGCGCCGTATGGAAAGCGTGCTCGAGCTCGGGGGCAAGCTTGCCGATCACAAAGAACCTGGTCATGTCGATGATGTAGCCGTTGAAGACCCCGGTGTAGTCAATGAGGATAGGAGCGTTGACGGGGATGAGGGCAGCGGAGGCGCCGTGCGGCGAGGCGCTGGACATCCCCTGCCCGGTGACCGCGCCGTCGAAGAAGCCGGTGTCGCCTGCGGTGGCCGAGGAGACCGCCAACCCCTGGAACAATTCCTGGTTGAAGGCGCGCATGCGCACGTACCCTTCTCCCCCAGCTTTCCTGAGCCGGTACTCGAACTCGGCAGCGAGGTCCACCTCGCGCATCCCGGCTTTGAGAAACCCGGGCACCTCGCGGAAGACGCCGGCCAACTGCGTGCCGCAGTAGCGGATCTGTTCCAGTTCCCAGGGCGACTTTACCGACCGAATCTCGCGGTTAACTGCGGAGACGTCGACGAAGTTACGGCCGGGGAGCAGCTTTTGATAGTAGTTCAACTGCTGTACCGGTGCCACGTCGAAGGTGAAGCCGATAGTAGTCAACTCGGCTCCGAACTCCCCGGGGAATTCCTTGCTGGAGGGAAAGGGGCGAGTGTCGTCGATGCAGCTTTCCTGCTTCCCCCTGATGAAGCTTTTGCGCACCCAGAGGCGCGGCTGGCCCGTGGCTGGGACCCATAGGGTCGAGTTCTGCCGGGTGCCAGAAAAATAGTAGACGTCGATCGGGTGGATGAAGAGGGCGCCGTCCATCCCCTTGTCCCGCAGCGCCTCTTGCAGCCTCGTGATTCTCTGTTGCGCTTCCTGCCTGGTCAGCATCGGTCCCCCCTGGTTGCGGCCTTAGCCGAGCGTGAAGAAAAATGTGGCGCCACTGCCGGGCTCGGACTGTGCCCAGATGTGGCCGCCATGGCGCTGGATGATGCGCTGCACACTGGCCAGCCCGATGCCGGTCCCCTTGAAATCATCCGAGTCGTGCAGGCGCTGGAATGGCTTGAAGAGGACCGAGGCCCGGCTCATATCGAACCCGGCGCCGTTGTCCCGCACGAAAAAGGCGTCCCGCCCCTGGTGCGACACGATGCCGAATTCCAGCCGGGTCTCCTCCTTCTTGGCTGAGTACTTCCAAGCGTTGCCCAAGAGGTTGTCCAGTACCACCCGCAGCAACTGGGGGTCAGCGTCGGCCACAATGCCGGGCTGGATCACGCACTCCACGCGGCGCTGCGGGTCGGAAAGCCTCAACTCGGTGAGGATCTCCCCGGCCAGTTCGCTCACATCCACCAGCTCCCTATTCAAGGATACGCTGTAGCGGCGCGAGAAGTTGAGCAGGGTGTCGATCAGGTGGTTCATCTTTAGGCTGCCGTTGATGATCTCCTGAACGTAGTCCTTGCACTGCGACTCCAACTGTTGCCCGTACAGTTCCATGATCACCTGTGCGAAGCCGTAGATGGCGGTGAGAGGGCGCCGCAGGTCGTGGGACACCGTGTAGTTGAAGGCTTCCAGTTCCTCGTTGGCCGTCTCCAGTTCGAGGGCGCGAGCGGAGAGATAGGTATGGAGCACCTCGATCTCCTCCGCGGCCTGCTTTCTGCGGGTGACGTCGGAGATCATGGCGAAGGAGCCCTGGAATGTGCCGCTTGCATCGTGAATGGGCATGGCCGATACGCTGGCCCAGACCCTGGAGTTGTCCTTGCGCACCAGGATGGTTTCGTAGTGTTCGGAGACGCCGTTCTCGCGGCTTCTCTGGCGGTCGGCGGTTTCGTCGTGCAGTGCCTGGTCGACGAACTCCAGGAAGGGACGCCCCAGCAGCTCGATAACCTCGTATCCCAGCATCTCGGCGAACTGGCGGTTCAGGTAGGAGAGGCAACCAGTGCGGTCGGCAGCGACGATAGACTCCTGCGCGGTCTCCACGATCATGCGGAAACGAGCCTCGCTCTCCTTGAGCGCCTTCTCGGCCGCCTTCCACTCGGTGACGTCGATCATGACGGCCATGGAGCGGACGATGGTTCCCTGCGCGTCCCGCTCGGCAGCGGCGCTCAGCAGGACGTCGATCACCGCCCCGTCCTTCTTGACCAGCTGGTATTCGACGTTGCGGCAGTAACCGACGCGGAAAAATTCCGGCAGCACCGTTTCCACGGCGTAACGACGCGAAGCGGGGGTAAGAAAGTCGATGGACGGGCGCCCCAAGACCTCGTCGCGGCCATAGCCCAGCACCTCGCACCAGTAGTTGCTGACCCCGAGCAGCAGACCGTTGCGGTCGATGGAGTGCAGCATGACCGGGGTGTCGTTGTAGAGGCAGCGGAAACAGCGCCCCCCCTGGTCCTCCCCTTGCAGAGCCTCCTGCTGTTCCTTCAGGATCAGACGCAAAGCGGCATTTTCAGCCTGCAGCCTGGCTACCTCGGCCTGGAGATCGCCTCCGGTTGTCACTTCGCCTTTCATAACAACTCCGGCACTTGCACGTAACGTTGGGGTGAGGATCTGTTTACGCTTTGTGGAGCGAAGTGTCAACCTGATTTGTGCCAGCAAAATCGCTGGAATTGGTCAGGCAACCTCGCGATTCGACAGGGATGAGGCATCGTCACAGGTTTTTTTGTATACGACATGCGACGCGCCCTTTATTTCCAGGAAAAACTCTGCTAAGGTAACCCTGCTTTACGTGCACGTAAACCAGATGAGGAGAAACTAGAGTGTCCAATTCAACCGTACTGAAAGCTTGTGAGCAGACCGAGATCGATCTCAGCGGCGCACCGGACTGGGTTCCGTTCGACGCACCGGCCCTGGTGGGAGACTCCCTGCGTTTCGTCTCCGGCGACTCCCGCGGCGACCGTTTCCGCGCCCGCTACTACCGGGACGCCGAACAGCACCTGCACGCCCGTTTCTGGCTGGGCCCCGAGGCGGAGGGGCCTCCAGGACATGCCCACGGCGGCGCCGTTGCGGCCATCATGGACGAGGCCCTTGGGCTTGCCGCGTGGGCAGCCGGCTATCCTATCGTGGTCGGCAACCTCAATGTGAGCTTCCGTAACATGCTGCCGCTCAGGAAGGTAGTGACCGTGGAAAGCAGGGTCGTTTCGGTTGAGGGAAGAAAAATCATGGTACACGGCCGTATCTTCCGCGGCGAGAAAACCTTCGCCGAGGCCCAGTGCCTGTGCATCACCATCCCCGGCAAGTGAGCCCGCTCCACGATTCCGCGGCGGCGTAGCCGCCGCGGGTCTCCGCCCGCCCTCGCGCTGGCCTGCGGGGCCCGCGGGCCGGCGCCCCCCCCCCCGCCCCCTCCGCCCCCCCCCCCCGGGGGGGGGGGGGGGCCCCCCCCCCCCGGTTCTCCTCCCCCCCTCCATCTTCCCTTACGCTCCAGCTGCCCTTCCCCCCGCACCTGCTTCCCTTTCACTCGCACTCCTCTCCTCGCTGCTGGCGCGCTGCCGCTGCTGGCGCGCACCTGCGCCGACGAGCCCCCTCTTTTTCGCAAAAGTCAGGTCCCAATTTCCCATTCACATTCCCGCACATGTTGCCGATAAACCACAATGAGTATGTCATAGCACCTCGGCAACTCTATCTGATCCGCAACCTGCAAGCCATAGGCACCGGGCTGCAAAGGGAGAAACTGAATGAGCATAAAACGGTTCAAAGACTGGAGCATCGCGGCAAAGGTGCTGAGCATCTCGCTGGCCACTGTGGTTATCATAGCGGCTGTGAACTTCTTCTACCTGCTGCCCACGATGCAGGACAGGATTTTAGCCGAACGGGAAGACACCCTGAAAGCGGTGGTCGACCTGCCGGTCGAGTTGGTCGCGGAATACGACCAGAGGGTCCAGAAAGGGGAATTCACCCTGGAGGAGGCGAAGAAGCGCGCCATGGAGCGCATCAGGAACATGCGCTACGGGGATAACGAGTACTTCTGGATCAACGACGTGAACGCGGTCATGCTCATGCACCCCCTCAAGCCGGAGTTGAACGGCAAGGACCAGAGTGGCACCAAAGACCCTACCGGCAAGACGCTCTTTGCGGAGATGGCCAACGTAGCCAAAAATAACGGAAGCGGCGTGGTTGAGTACCGCTGGCCCAAGCCGGGCTCGACCGTCCCGGTGGCGAAGCTCTCCTACGTGAAGCTGTACAAGCCCTGGGGGTGGATCATCGGCACCGGTCTCTACATGGATGACCTGCACCAGGTGATCGCGGATATGCGGTGGAAGATGGCGGGGATCACTCTGGCCATCGCGGTGGCGGTGCTGCTGCTGGGCTACCTTGTGGCGTCGCGGATCAGTAAAAACATCAACAAGCTGATCAAGGTCGCCGACCAACTGGCAGTGGGCAACGTGGACCTGGTCATCGAGAGCGATTCGCAGGATGAGGCAGGGAACCTGGCCCACGCCTTCAGCAAGATGGTCGACAACATAGCCGAGGCTGCCAGGGCAGCTGAGAAAGTGGCTGCCGGAGACCTGTCGGTCCAACTGCAGCCCAAGTCCGAGAAGGATGTCCTGGCCGTGAACCTCAACGTCACCATCGCCGCCGTACAGGCCATGGTCGCCGACGCCAACATGCTGGCCCAGGCCGCCATGGAAGGAAGACTCACCGAGCGCGCCGACGTCACCCGGCACCACGGCGACTACCGCAGGATCATCGAGGGGGTCAACGCCACCATCGCGCGACTGGTCGGTCTGCTGGACGCCATGCCGGCGCCGGCCATGATCGTGGACCGCGACTTCAGCGTCATGTACATGAACGAACTGGGCGCAAAGGTGGGGGGCAAGACCCAGGCCCAGGTGGTCGGCACCAAGTGCTACGACCACTTCAAGACCAGCGACTGCGGCAGCACCAACTGCGCTTGCGGCAGGGCAATGCAGACCGGCACCATGGCCAGTTCGGAGACCGACGCGCACCCGGCCGGGCTCAACCTCGATATCGCCTACACCGGCCTCCCTCTCCACGACAACAGTGGCCGCGTCATCGGCGCCTTCGAAGTGGTCACCGACCAGACCGCGGTCAAGCAGGCGGCCCGGCTGGCGAACAAGATCAGCGACTACCAGGAACAGGAGACCAGGAAACTTGTGCACGGCCTGGACAAACTGGCAAAGGGCCAGGTCGACTTTTCCATCACCACGGCCGAGGCGGATGCCGACACCGCCGACGCCAAGCAGATCTTCGATTCCCTCGCCGCCGCGGTGAACGGCTGCGTCGACGTGATCAAGACCCTCAACGCCGACACGGCGCAACTGTCCCAGGCGGCGCTGGAAGGGAGACTCACCGCCCGCGCCGAAGCACAGAAACACCAGGGGGCCTACCGCGATATCGTGCAGGGGGTGAACGACACGCTGA
Protein-coding sequences here:
- a CDS encoding thiolase family protein; the protein is MKDIFVVEALRTPFGSFGGALCDVEAPALAAPVLQALLERSGVTPEAVDEVIVGQVLSGGCGQAPARQAMRRAGIPDSTNAMTINKVCGSGLKAIMLAAGSIALGDAEIVIAGGMESMSLAPFILKKARYGYRMGHGQLLDLMLYDGLQDPYSGRHMGEIAEEAVKRHALGREAQDEFALRSYRLAQETVSEGIFADEIVPVVKKVHHGKEVVDEDEEPFRSDIARMADLKPAFGREGTITAGNASTINDGAAFALLAGGEAVQRLGLAPKARLVAYATCSMHPDHYTDAPVCAIKAVCARAGVDLAQIDLFEINEAFAAVPLIAIRELGLDAGKVNVNGGACAIGHPIGASGARLVATLVRELSRSGKRYGLASLCIGGGEAVAAIFERV
- a CDS encoding M24 family metallopeptidase, producing MLTRQEAQQRITRLQEALRDKGMDGALFIHPIDVYYFSGTRQNSTLWVPATGQPRLWVRKSFIRGKQESCIDDTRPFPSSKEFPGEFGAELTTIGFTFDVAPVQQLNYYQKLLPGRNFVDVSAVNREIRSVKSPWELEQIRYCGTQLAGVFREVPGFLKAGMREVDLAAEFEYRLRKAGGEGYVRMRAFNQELFQGLAVSSATAGDTGFFDGAVTGQGMSSASPHGASAALIPVNAPILIDYTGVFNGYIIDMTRFFVIGKLAPELEHAFHTALSIQEYLALNLKPGAICEELFLKAAEMAQAAGLSDHFMGAPGENAKFVGHGVGLELDEFPVLAQGFKVALQAGQTLAIEPKFVFPGMGVIGIENTFAVSDDGGVRLSDLPDDIVYL
- a CDS encoding PAS domain-containing sensor histidine kinase — encoded protein: MKGEVTTGGDLQAEVARLQAENAALRLILKEQQEALQGEDQGGRCFRCLYNDTPVMLHSIDRNGLLLGVSNYWCEVLGYGRDEVLGRPSIDFLTPASRRYAVETVLPEFFRVGYCRNVEYQLVKKDGAVIDVLLSAAAERDAQGTIVRSMAVMIDVTEWKAAEKALKESEARFRMIVETAQESIVAADRTGCLSYLNRQFAEMLGYEVIELLGRPFLEFVDQALHDETADRQRSRENGVSEHYETILVRKDNSRVWASVSAMPIHDASGTFQGSFAMISDVTRRKQAAEEIEVLHTYLSARALELETANEELEAFNYTVSHDLRRPLTAIYGFAQVIMELYGQQLESQCKDYVQEIINGSLKMNHLIDTLLNFSRRYSVSLNRELVDVSELAGEILTELRLSDPQRRVECVIQPGIVADADPQLLRVVLDNLLGNAWKYSAKKEETRLEFGIVSHQGRDAFFVRDNGAGFDMSRASVLFKPFQRLHDSDDFKGTGIGLASVQRIIQRHGGHIWAQSEPGSGATFFFTLG
- a CDS encoding PaaI family thioesterase; its protein translation is MSNSTVLKACEQTEIDLSGAPDWVPFDAPALVGDSLRFVSGDSRGDRFRARYYRDAEQHLHARFWLGPEAEGPPGHAHGGAVAAIMDEALGLAAWAAGYPIVVGNLNVSFRNMLPLRKVVTVESRVVSVEGRKIMVHGRIFRGEKTFAEAQCLCITIPGK
- a CDS encoding cache domain-containing protein gives rise to the protein MSIKRFKDWSIAAKVLSISLATVVIIAAVNFFYLLPTMQDRILAEREDTLKAVVDLPVELVAEYDQRVQKGEFTLEEAKKRAMERIRNMRYGDNEYFWINDVNAVMLMHPLKPELNGKDQSGTKDPTGKTLFAEMANVAKNNGSGVVEYRWPKPGSTVPVAKLSYVKLYKPWGWIIGTGLYMDDLHQVIADMRWKMAGITLAIAVAVLLLGYLVASRISKNINKLIKVADQLAVGNVDLVIESDSQDEAGNLAHAFSKMVDNIAEAARAAEKVAAGDLSVQLQPKSEKDVLAVNLNVTIAAVQAMVADANMLAQAAMEGRLTERADVTRHHGDYRRIIEGVNATIARLVGLLDAMPAPAMIVDRDFSVMYMNELGAKVGGKTQAQVVGTKCYDHFKTSDCGSTNCACGRAMQTGTMASSETDAHPAGLNLDIAYTGLPLHDNSGRVIGAFEVVTDQTAVKQAARLANKISDYQEQETRKLVHGLDKLAKGQVDFSITTAEADADTADAKQIFDSLAAAVNGCVDVIKTLNADTAQLSQAALEGRLTARAEAQKHQGAYRDIVQGVNDTLTTMVGFMDNMPAPAMVIDKDFNVLYMNQLGAKVGGKSQAQVIGTKCYDHFKTGDCRTANCACAQAITSGLEATRETDAHPSAGLDLDISYTGVPIKDKEGKVIGAFEVVTDLTSVKTAARQAKRIADYQENETRKLVEGLGRLALGDVNISLCTEPADSDTAEVKHTFDTLAQAVNSSAQANRNISQVAQQIAAGDLTLKLVERSPEDQLMIALKAMLAKLNEVVTDVKGAADNVASGSQELSSSSEQMSQGASEQAAAAEEVSSSMEEMTSNIRQNADNALQTEKIASKSAKDAKEGGEAVTHTVAAMKEIAGKISIIEEIARQTNLLALNAAIEAARAGEHGKGFAVVASEVRKLAERSQRAAAEISDLSSSSVEIAERAGNMLNQMVPDIQRTAELVMEISAACREQDTGAEQINKAIQQLDQVIQQNASAAEEMSSTAEELSSQAEQLQGSITFFKVEGAHAQPPLHGLKQEPVQHKAKPAPRKKTLTQAVPRVSVQSKRSVVASGLALEMDQDDSDFEKF